A part of Pectinatus sottacetonis genomic DNA contains:
- the rplI gene encoding 50S ribosomal protein L9: MKVILGQDLKKVGKKGDIVDVSEGYARNFLLPKNIAIEANNNNINVAKAKKGSQQRKQQQAVDEARLMAAQLKKVEVSIIVRVGEGGKLFGSVTGKDIADALKKDFNIDIDKRKIDLKNDIKSIGDYEAVIKIHPKITAKIAVHIIAE, encoded by the coding sequence ATGAAAGTAATTCTCGGACAGGATCTGAAAAAAGTAGGTAAAAAAGGAGACATTGTCGATGTTTCAGAAGGTTACGCACGTAATTTTCTTTTACCTAAAAATATTGCCATCGAAGCTAACAATAATAATATAAATGTTGCTAAAGCAAAAAAAGGTTCCCAGCAAAGAAAACAACAACAGGCAGTCGATGAAGCCCGCTTAATGGCTGCGCAGCTAAAAAAAGTTGAAGTAAGTATTATTGTTCGCGTGGGCGAGGGCGGTAAATTATTTGGTTCAGTTACAGGAAAAGATATTGCCGATGCCCTAAAAAAAGATTTTAACATTGATATCGACAAACGAAAAATAGATTTAAAAAATGATATAAAAAGCATTGGTGATTACGAAGCCGTTATAAAAATTCATCCTAAAATAACCGCCAAAATAGCAGTTCATATTATTGCCGAATGA